In Halorhabdus tiamatea SARL4B, a genomic segment contains:
- a CDS encoding bifunctional N(6)-L-threonylcarbamoyladenine synthase/serine/threonine protein kinase, producing the protein MVSTATADADARRVLGIEGTAWAASAAVYDVEADDVTIETDAYEPDSGGIHPREAAEHMREAIPQVVEQALDIAREQAADAGEDPEESPVDAVAFSRGPGLGPCLRIVATAARALAQRLSVPLVGVNHMVAHLEIGRHRSGFSAPVCLNASGANAHVLGYRNGRYRVLGETMDTGVGNAIDKFTRHLGWSHPGGPKVEQRASEGEYVDLPYVVKGMDFSFSGIMSAAKQAIDDGEAVEDVCYSLQENIFAMLTEVAERALSLTDADELVLGGGVGQNDRLREMLGKMCDQRGADFFAPEPRFLRDNAGMIAVLGAKMYDTGETIPVEDSRVRPDFRPDEVVVTWRSGEAVGSWGGSSDDGTVGARDGGGAGETVQGAEATVTVEDGRVRKERHPRTYRHPTLDERLRTERTREEARLTSEARRVGVPTPVVHDVDPKEGVLVFERVGERDLREDLTIDRVRDVGRHLATIHDAGFVHGDPTTRNVRVADERTFLIDFGLGYYTDHAEDHAMDLHVLAQSLAGTADDAEPLQEAAEDAYRDASERGEQVLDRLREVEGRGRYQ; encoded by the coding sequence ATGGTATCGACCGCGACAGCCGACGCGGACGCCAGACGCGTCCTCGGCATCGAGGGGACCGCCTGGGCCGCGAGCGCGGCCGTCTACGACGTCGAGGCCGACGACGTCACGATCGAGACGGACGCCTACGAACCCGACAGCGGCGGGATCCACCCGCGGGAAGCCGCCGAACACATGCGCGAGGCGATCCCGCAGGTCGTCGAGCAGGCGCTCGACATCGCTCGCGAGCAGGCCGCCGACGCGGGCGAAGACCCCGAGGAGTCGCCGGTCGACGCCGTCGCCTTCTCCCGCGGTCCGGGCCTCGGCCCCTGTCTGCGGATCGTCGCGACGGCCGCCCGAGCGCTGGCCCAGCGGCTTTCCGTCCCGCTGGTCGGCGTCAACCACATGGTCGCCCACTTGGAGATCGGTCGCCACCGCTCGGGCTTTTCCGCGCCGGTCTGTCTGAACGCCTCCGGCGCGAACGCCCACGTTCTGGGCTATCGCAACGGGCGGTATCGCGTCCTCGGGGAGACGATGGACACCGGCGTCGGCAACGCCATCGACAAGTTCACCCGCCACCTCGGGTGGTCCCACCCCGGCGGGCCGAAGGTCGAGCAGCGCGCGAGCGAGGGCGAGTACGTCGACCTCCCCTACGTCGTCAAGGGGATGGACTTCTCCTTCTCGGGAATCATGAGCGCCGCCAAGCAAGCGATTGACGATGGGGAGGCAGTAGAGGACGTCTGCTATTCCCTGCAGGAAAACATCTTCGCGATGCTGACGGAAGTCGCGGAGCGCGCCCTCTCGCTGACGGACGCCGACGAACTCGTCCTGGGCGGCGGCGTCGGCCAGAACGACCGCCTCCGGGAGATGCTCGGCAAGATGTGCGACCAGCGTGGGGCCGATTTCTTCGCACCCGAACCGCGCTTCCTGCGTGATAACGCGGGGATGATCGCCGTCCTCGGCGCGAAGATGTACGACACGGGCGAGACGATCCCCGTCGAGGACTCCCGGGTCCGGCCGGACTTCCGGCCCGACGAGGTGGTCGTCACCTGGCGGTCCGGCGAGGCCGTCGGTTCGTGGGGCGGGTCGAGCGACGACGGGACGGTCGGTGCCCGGGACGGCGGAGGGGCCGGTGAGACCGTCCAGGGGGCCGAAGCGACCGTCACTGTCGAGGACGGGCGCGTCAGGAAGGAGCGCCATCCACGGACCTACCGCCATCCGACGCTCGACGAGCGCCTCCGCACGGAGCGGACGCGCGAGGAAGCCCGACTCACGAGCGAAGCGCGCCGCGTCGGCGTCCCGACGCCGGTCGTCCACGACGTCGATCCGAAGGAGGGTGTCCTGGTGTTCGAGCGCGTGGGCGAGCGGGATCTCCGTGAGGATTTGACCATCGATCGGGTTCGGGACGTCGGGCGACACCTGGCGACGATCCACGACGCGGGGTTCGTCCACGGCGATCCGACGACGCGCAACGTCAGAGTTGCAGACGAACGAACGTTCCTCATCGACTTCGGACTGGGGTACTACACCGATCACGCCGAAGATCACGCGATGGACCTCCACGTCCTCGCCCAGTCGCTTGCCGGGACAGCCGACGATGCTGAACCCCTCCAGGAGGCCGCCGAAGACGCTTATCGCGACGCGAGCGAGCGGGGTGAGCAGGTCCTGGATCGACTTCGCGAGGTCGAGGGCCGGGGTCGGTATCAGTGA
- a CDS encoding DEAD/DEAH box helicase, giving the protein MSQQVTQVDTLFLHEDGEDFQVVVGRDGERVLGGRLEVKETEAGPRPARLRIKRGSQEDLRSPDQFVELARRAGRIRVSEQTSPRGRRVVRELLDAYQLEAKVVRTCRYCASAGKYSPITSETAIDADGEDICPECAIAELERELAYHGDVTGTARDRLEELLLEVQDLERIVNLLSGELDPELTKFDEISATVDDIDLVPTDSLNLHPGMQQKLESQFDELLPVQSLAVEHGVTDGQDQLVVSATATGKTLIGEMAGIDRVLNGKGKLLFLVPLVALANQKYQDFKAEYGDIADVSLRVGSSRIRGDGGGFDPSADIIVGTYEGIDHALRVGHDLGDIGTVVIDEVHTLGEGERGHRLDGLISRLKYYCEEGGQTAARSSRSGGGDERGGSPSSAQSGDTQWIYLSATVGNPGSLAESLSAKLIEFEERPVPIERHVTFADDYEKVDIENKLVKRAFDTKSSKGYRGQTIIFTNSRRRCHEISRRLEYSSAPYHAGLDNKRRGEVESLFADQELSAVVTTAALAAGVDFPASQVIFDSLAMGIEWLTVQEFSQMLGRAGRPDYHDKGTVYLLVEPDGVYHNSQEMTEDEVAFKLLKGEMEPVRSRYDESAAVEETLANVVVGGSAAKRLNDRMLGEVPTKHAIGKLLEYEFIDGLEPTPLGRAVTRHFLSPDRAFLLLDGIRKGRDPFDIVAEVEFADEEL; this is encoded by the coding sequence GTGTCCCAGCAGGTTACGCAGGTCGATACGCTGTTCCTCCACGAGGACGGCGAGGACTTTCAGGTGGTCGTCGGGCGCGACGGCGAGCGCGTCCTCGGCGGTCGCCTGGAGGTCAAAGAGACCGAGGCAGGCCCGCGACCGGCCCGCCTCCGGATCAAGCGAGGCAGCCAGGAAGACCTCCGCAGCCCCGATCAGTTCGTGGAACTCGCCCGCCGAGCGGGGCGAATCCGGGTTTCCGAGCAGACCTCTCCCCGCGGTCGTCGCGTCGTCCGCGAGCTGCTCGACGCCTACCAGCTGGAGGCGAAGGTCGTCCGGACCTGCCGGTACTGCGCGTCAGCCGGCAAATACTCGCCGATCACGAGCGAGACGGCGATCGACGCCGACGGCGAGGACATCTGCCCGGAATGCGCGATCGCGGAACTCGAACGCGAACTCGCCTACCACGGCGACGTGACCGGGACGGCCCGCGACCGGCTGGAAGAACTCCTGCTGGAGGTCCAGGACCTCGAGCGCATCGTCAACCTCCTCTCGGGCGAACTCGACCCAGAGTTGACGAAGTTCGACGAGATCAGCGCGACGGTCGACGACATCGATCTGGTGCCGACGGACTCGTTGAACCTCCACCCGGGGATGCAACAGAAGCTGGAATCGCAGTTCGACGAACTCCTGCCCGTCCAGAGCCTCGCCGTCGAGCACGGCGTCACCGACGGGCAAGACCAGCTGGTCGTCTCGGCGACGGCGACCGGCAAGACGCTGATCGGCGAGATGGCCGGCATCGACCGCGTGCTCAACGGGAAAGGGAAGCTGCTGTTTCTCGTGCCCCTCGTTGCGCTGGCGAACCAGAAGTACCAGGACTTCAAGGCTGAGTACGGCGACATCGCCGACGTGAGCCTCCGGGTCGGGTCGAGCCGGATCCGCGGCGACGGCGGCGGGTTCGATCCCAGCGCCGACATCATCGTCGGGACCTACGAGGGGATCGACCACGCGCTGCGGGTCGGCCACGACCTCGGGGACATCGGGACGGTCGTCATCGACGAGGTCCACACCCTCGGTGAGGGCGAGCGCGGCCACCGGCTGGACGGTCTCATCTCGCGACTGAAGTACTACTGCGAGGAGGGCGGGCAGACGGCGGCCCGATCGAGCCGCTCCGGTGGAGGCGATGAACGGGGCGGCTCACCTTCGAGCGCCCAGTCGGGCGACACCCAGTGGATCTACCTCTCGGCGACCGTGGGCAACCCGGGATCGCTCGCCGAATCCCTGTCGGCCAAACTCATCGAGTTCGAGGAACGCCCGGTTCCGATCGAGCGCCACGTCACCTTCGCCGACGACTACGAGAAGGTCGACATCGAGAACAAGCTCGTCAAGCGGGCCTTCGACACGAAATCCTCGAAGGGGTATCGCGGCCAGACGATCATCTTCACCAACTCCCGGCGGCGGTGTCACGAGATTTCCCGACGGCTGGAGTACTCTTCGGCCCCCTATCACGCCGGGCTGGACAACAAGCGCCGCGGCGAGGTCGAATCGCTGTTCGCCGATCAGGAGCTCTCGGCCGTGGTCACGACTGCGGCCCTCGCGGCGGGCGTCGACTTCCCGGCCTCCCAGGTCATCTTCGACTCGCTGGCGATGGGGATCGAGTGGCTGACCGTCCAGGAGTTCTCCCAGATGCTCGGGCGGGCTGGCCGGCCCGATTACCACGACAAGGGCACGGTGTATCTGCTGGTCGAACCCGACGGCGTCTATCACAACAGTCAGGAGATGACCGAAGACGAGGTCGCGTTCAAGCTGTTGAAGGGTGAGATGGAACCCGTCAGGAGTCGCTACGACGAGAGCGCGGCCGTCGAGGAGACACTGGCGAACGTCGTCGTCGGCGGGAGTGCCGCCAAGCGCCTCAACGACCGGATGCTCGGCGAAGTGCCGACCAAGCACGCCATCGGCAAGCTCCTGGAGTACGAGTTCATCGACGGGCTGGAACCGACGCCGCTGGGTCGGGCCGTCACGCGGCACTTCCTCTCGCCCGACCGGGCGTTCCTGTTGCTCGATGGCATCCGGAAGGGTAGAGATCCCTTCGACATCGTCGCCGAAGTCGAGTTCGCCGACGAAGAGCTGTGA
- a CDS encoding 30S ribosomal protein S27ae, producing the protein MARHELYNDDGTTDRETCPRCGDAFLADHGDRTHCGRCGYTEWN; encoded by the coding sequence ATGGCGCGTCACGAACTCTACAACGACGACGGCACGACCGACCGCGAGACCTGCCCGCGGTGTGGCGACGCGTTCCTCGCCGACCACGGCGACCGCACGCACTGCGGTCGGTGTGGCTACACCGAGTGGAACTGA
- a CDS encoding SDR family NAD(P)-dependent oxidoreductase, protein MSELQDGVAIVTGGSTGIGAATAKRFADEGASVVVADVNVEDGEDTVAEIVDAGGEATFVEVDVTDPAEVEAMVETAVDTYGGLDFAVNNAGIEGENEPTSDQPLDNWEQVIDVNLKGVFVGMQAEIDAMLEDGGGAIVNMSSIAGQVGFPNLTPYVASKHGVIGLTKTASLEYSEAGVRVNAICPGVIETPMVEATDQASIEQTIAATPIGRLGEPSEIGDAAVWLCSEEASFVTGESLVIDGGYVSQ, encoded by the coding sequence ATGTCAGAACTACAGGACGGCGTCGCGATCGTGACGGGCGGCAGTACCGGTATCGGTGCGGCAACAGCCAAGCGCTTCGCCGACGAAGGAGCGAGTGTCGTCGTCGCGGACGTCAACGTCGAAGACGGCGAAGACACGGTCGCCGAGATCGTCGATGCCGGCGGGGAGGCGACGTTCGTCGAGGTCGACGTCACCGACCCTGCCGAGGTCGAGGCGATGGTCGAAACGGCCGTCGACACCTACGGCGGGCTCGACTTCGCCGTCAACAACGCGGGGATCGAAGGCGAGAACGAACCCACGAGCGACCAGCCCCTCGACAACTGGGAGCAGGTTATCGACGTCAACCTGAAGGGCGTCTTCGTCGGCATGCAGGCCGAGATCGACGCGATGCTCGAGGACGGCGGTGGGGCGATCGTCAACATGTCCTCGATCGCGGGCCAGGTCGGGTTCCCCAACCTCACGCCGTACGTCGCGAGCAAGCACGGCGTGATCGGCCTGACCAAGACTGCCTCCCTGGAGTACAGCGAGGCGGGCGTCCGCGTCAACGCGATCTGTCCGGGCGTCATCGAGACACCGATGGTCGAGGCCACCGATCAGGCGAGCATCGAGCAGACGATCGCCGCGACGCCGATCGGGCGGCTGGGCGAACCGTCGGAGATCGGCGACGCTGCCGTCTGGCTGTGTTCGGAGGAGGCCTCCTTCGTCACTGGCGAATCGCTCGTCATCGACGGCGGGTACGTCTCCCAGTAG
- a CDS encoding AAA family ATPase, translated as MDGPLWTERHAPTIDELPQPEVRDQLRGALDDPMNLLVHGPAGAGKTAAVRAFAREAHADVEADLVVINVADFFDLTKKELAADPRFERFITSKRRRESSKADLINHVLKEAASYTPVSGSYKTILLDNAERMREDFQQALRRVMEQYYEATQFAIATRQSSTLIPPIRSRCFPVTVRAPTHDEIETVLRRIVEAEDADYDDEGLEFVAGYAGGDLRKAILGAQTTYEEAGEITMNAAYEALGEVRTDEAVEGMLSAAEAGDVTDARSTLDDLLVDEGHSGVEVLEALLRVGRSRYSGDRLARLHRVAGEIDLDLAEGTNDRLHLSHFLAELAAGE; from the coding sequence ATGGACGGGCCGCTGTGGACCGAGCGACACGCGCCGACGATCGATGAGTTGCCACAGCCCGAGGTCCGCGACCAGCTCCGCGGCGCGCTCGACGATCCGATGAACCTGCTGGTTCACGGCCCCGCCGGCGCTGGCAAGACCGCCGCAGTCCGGGCGTTCGCCCGTGAGGCCCACGCCGACGTCGAGGCCGACCTCGTCGTGATCAACGTCGCGGACTTCTTCGACCTGACCAAGAAGGAACTCGCGGCGGATCCCCGATTCGAGCGGTTCATCACGTCCAAGCGCCGCCGGGAGTCCTCGAAGGCCGATCTCATCAACCACGTCCTCAAAGAGGCCGCGAGTTACACGCCGGTCTCGGGGTCCTATAAGACGATCCTGCTCGACAACGCCGAGCGCATGCGCGAGGACTTCCAGCAGGCGCTCCGGCGAGTCATGGAGCAGTACTACGAGGCGACACAGTTCGCGATCGCCACCCGGCAGTCCTCGACGCTGATCCCGCCGATCCGCTCGCGGTGTTTTCCCGTGACGGTGCGTGCACCGACCCACGACGAGATCGAGACCGTCCTCCGGCGGATCGTCGAGGCCGAGGACGCCGACTACGACGACGAGGGCCTCGAGTTCGTCGCGGGGTACGCCGGCGGCGACCTGCGGAAGGCGATCCTTGGGGCCCAGACGACCTACGAGGAGGCGGGCGAGATCACGATGAACGCGGCCTACGAGGCGCTGGGCGAGGTCCGGACCGACGAGGCCGTCGAGGGGATGCTGTCCGCCGCCGAGGCGGGCGACGTCACCGACGCGCGATCGACGCTCGACGATCTGCTCGTCGACGAGGGCCACAGCGGCGTCGAGGTGCTCGAGGCGCTGCTGCGAGTAGGGCGCTCGCGATATTCCGGCGATCGCCTGGCGCGGCTGCATCGGGTCGCCGGCGAGATCGACCTCGACCTCGCGGAGGGGACCAACGATCGACTCCACCTCTCGCACTTCCTGGCTGAACTCGCCGCCGGGGAGTAG
- a CDS encoding 30S ribosomal protein S24e, giving the protein MDIDIIEEEENPMLHRTDVRFEVSHEEATPSRLSVRDSLAAMLNKDAEEVVVHELDTTFGMRKTVGYAKVYDDPEFAREVEQDHMLERNKIVAEDGDAEPEEA; this is encoded by the coding sequence ATGGACATCGACATTATCGAGGAAGAGGAAAATCCGATGTTGCATCGGACCGACGTCCGATTCGAGGTCTCCCACGAGGAGGCGACGCCGTCGCGGCTCTCCGTCCGGGATTCACTGGCTGCGATGCTGAACAAAGACGCCGAGGAAGTCGTCGTCCACGAACTCGATACGACCTTCGGCATGCGCAAGACCGTCGGCTACGCGAAGGTCTACGACGACCCGGAGTTCGCGCGTGAGGTCGAACAGGACCACATGCTCGAGCGCAACAAGATCGTCGCCGAGGACGGCGACGCCGAGCCAGAGGAGGCCTGA